In Homo sapiens chromosome 11, GRCh38.p14 Primary Assembly, one DNA window encodes the following:
- the KRTAP5-2 gene encoding keratin-associated protein 5-2 yields MGCCGCSRGCGSGCGGCGSSCGGCGSGCGGCGSGRGGCGSGCGGCSSSCGGCGSRCYVPVCCCKPVCSWVPACSCTSCGSCGGSKGGCGSCGGSKGGCGSCGGSKGGCGSCGCSQSSCCKPCCCSSGCGSSCCQSSCCKPCCCQSSCCVPVCCQSSCCKPCCCQSNCCVPVCCQCKI; encoded by the coding sequence ATGGGCTGCTGTGgctgctccagaggctgtggCTCCGGCTGTGGGGGCTGTGGCTCCAGCTGTGGGGGTTGTGGCTCTGGCTGTGGGGGCTGTGGCTCCGGCCGTGGGGGCTGTGGCTCTGGCTGTGGGGGCTGCAGCTCCAGCTGTGGGGGATGTGGCTCCAGATGTTATGTGCCTGTCTGCTGCTGCAAGCCCGTGTGCTCCTGGGTGCCAGCCTGTTCCTGCACCAGCTGTGGCTCCTGTGGGGGCTCCAAGGGGGGCTGTGGCTCCTGTGGGGGCTCCAAGGGGGGCTGTGGCTCCTGTGGGGGTTCCAAGGGGGGCTGTGGTTCTTGTGGCTGCTCCCAGTCCAGCTGTTGTAAGCCCTGTTGCTGCTCCTCAGGCTGTGGATCATCCTGCTGCCAGTCCAGCTGCTGCAAGCCCTGCTGCTGCCAGTCCAGCTGCTGTGTCCCCGTGTGCTGCCAGTCCAGCTGCTGCAAGCCCTGTTGCTGCCAGTCCAACTGTTGTGTCCCTGTGTGCTGCCAGTGTAAGATCTGA